The window GTTGTCGGTGGAGATGACCGAGGAACCCAACCTGCTTGCCATTCACTTGTCGGATCTCAAAGCCGGCGCATTGCCGTTGCCGCTTGAGCCGTTTGTCCGTCGTATCAGTCGTGAGGCCGCTCTGGGCGACTTGGATATCCGGTGGGACTTCACGGATGACGGACCGATCGCTTTGGTACATATCCCACAAGAAGATCCACACTATGCCTTCGCACCCTTGGTCATCGAGCTAGTGAGTTTGACCGCCGGTCGCTTGCGTTTGTCTGGACAAGCAGGCCAATTGGCGCAGGATTACTACTCGCCTCGTGGTCCACTGCATCGGTTCGTGTCGTTTCGTAAACAGGCACAACAACCTTCGAGCGAACCAGAGAGTGAAACCACAAAGTCGCAGAGCAAGCCGACGGATGGTCGCTCAGCGTCGGTGGATGTTGATCTCGAACAAAGCTCGGACGAACAACTCATGACAAGTGATCGGGGATTTGATCAACGTCGCGCCGATTCCGGTGCCTCAGGAACGAAGGCATCCGGTCAACGTTGGATGGTCAGAAAGCCGTCCCAAACGACGCCCGCCATCTTGCGGACTCGTTCAGACGAATCGCTATCGCAGTACCAGTGACCACGCTGGAAAACGAGTTGAAACTTCTGCAACTCGTTTGGCGATTTTAGATCGACGATCCGTTCCATTACGACATTCGTTCGGAACACATTCTCGTCCGAGTCGGGTTCCCATGCAGCCTGAATCGCTTGATGCGTTCCGCAAGCGATCTGAGTGACATTGCCTCGATTGTTCGAAATGGGACCTTCGTAGTGCAAGTATTCGCGGCGATGGTCAGGCAACCGAGTCGTGGGGATCTTGTGATCCGTTCGCGGGCTCGTGGATTCCAGGATCGTAGAGTTCAGGTTGATGACCGGAGTGGCGAACGTCCATAGCTCGCTGCCGCTTGCTACCTCAAACATCCAGTCCAAGTGGTCACCGCGGCAGACGGTGTCACTTGTTGATGGATGTTCGTCAGAGAGTTTCGGAACACGGTGATGCAGCACGACAAACCGCAGCGGAACGGTCGTGTCCGAAAGCATTGAGCTGTCCGTCGAGGAGCTCACGACAACGGAGGCAACTGGTGACCCATTTTTTCACGTTTCGTTTCCAAATAGCGAACATTGTGTTCGTTGGTTGGTGGAACGATCGGCACTTGGTCGACAACTTTCAGGTCAAAGCCACGGAGGTTGAATGCCTTCGTTTTCTTTGGATTGTTGGTGAGCAGACGGACTTCTGACAAACCAAGGTCTTTGAGGATCTGAAGACCCACACCGTAGTCACGCATATCGGCTTTGAATCCAAGAGCGTGGTTGGCTTCGACGGTGTCCATGCCTTTGTCTTGCAATGCATACGCACGAATCTTTTGCGCCAAACCAATGCCGCGACCTTCTTGAGGCAAGTAGATCAACGCACCACGGCCTTCGCGACTGATCATGTCCAGTGCCATGTGAAGCTGGTCGCCGCAATCGCAACGCAGGGATTGGATTAAATCGCCGGTGAAGCAACTGCTGTGCATTCGAACCAGCGGTGGTGTGCCGGGTGCGGTCAGGTCGCCGTACACCAACGCGATCGGTTCTTGAGCTTCGTAGTTGACTTCGTAAACGATGACTTCAAAGTCGCCATATCGGGTCGGCAGTTTTGACGTGGCGGCGCGGCTGACGAGTTTTTCGCTAACTCGCCGATGTGCGATCAAGTGTTCGATGCTGATGATTTTCAAATCGTGTTGTTTGGCCAGTCGAGCCAGATCGTCGCGGGAGGCGCGGTCGCCGGTTTCGTTCAAGACCTCGCACAGAACACCGACGGGAGCCAACCCGGCCATGCGAGACAGGTCGATTGCGGCTTCGGTGTGGCCGGCCCGCCGCAGCACGCCGCCTTCTTTGGCCAATAACGGGTACACGTGACCGGGACGCACGAAGTCTTCTTGGGTGGCTTCCAAGTCGGTCAACCGACGAATCGTTTCGCTACGTTCGGCCGCGGTGATCCCCGTTTTCGCGGTTGCGATGTCGATTGGAGTCATGAATGCCGTCTGCAGCGGGGCATTGTTTTGCGGCACAACCGGGGTCAATTCCAAGCGTTTGCAGACTTCCGGCAGAACCGAAACACACAACTGTCCACGCCCGCCCAGGATGAAATTGATTAACTCAGGCGTGGCTTTTTCGCCTGCACAAATGAAGTCACCTTCGTTTTCACGGTCTTCCGCGTCGATCACGATGATGACTTCGCCTCGCGCGATGGCTTCGACGGCTTCGGGAATCGTGTTCAACTCAATCGAGGATGACATATTGGGCAGATCAGGTCGGCGATGGGGGGAAGGTGGAAGCCACTGCGTCGAAATGGCAATGACTCGGCAATGGACCTGGCCCTATTATACGTGTTGTGCAAACCTCGCCTACGGACCCAAATATGACGCAGATGCCTTCTTCGATCCGTCGCTCGACCTCATTCGTGCATTTGCAAGGGGCTGCCCCGACGGAGTGTTCGATTCGGAACCTGTTGGTGGCTCGACTGGGTGGCTTCGCTATCTGGGGTGGCATCGTGGTTTGGGGATTGGTTTTTGCATCAACGCTGGCTTGGTCCGCGGATGGTGGAAATGCGGATCGGGTGACTGAAGCCGCCACCGAGGCGAACACCACTGACTCGGTGCCCGCTGATCAAACCAACGCCACCGTCGAAGGCGCGGCTCCGTCGGTTGAAGTGCGGCAATTTCTCGATCTCCGATACAGTGATGCAGACGGCACCGCTGGGTTATTTGACTTGCACTTTCCGGTTTCCGAGCGGCACACGATCTCGGCCAACGATGCCGGCGACATCATCGTGGAGGGTGATCCTCGACCAGCGGTTCTGATGATTCACGGCGGAGGTTGGGCGATTGGTGACAAGTGGACCTTGCGAACGTATTGCGATCGGCTGGCTCAGTTGGGCTTTGTCGTGGTCAACATGAACTATCGATTGGCACCGCAACATCAATTCCCTCGACAGGTCGACGATGTTCGGCAAGTCCTGCTTCAATTGGTGGAGCATTCCGACGATTGGAAGATCGATTTGAGCCGCGTTGGCATGTTTGGTTACTCCGCGGGAGGCCACCTGTCCGCGTTGATCGGAGTGTTGGGAAACGAAGAACGCTCGACGCAAATGCTGGCCAGTGAGTGGCGGCGGGACGACCCACGCTGGGAACTTCTGCCGCCCATCGCCGCCGTTTGTGCTGGTGGCCCTCCGTGTGACTTCCGAATCGTTCCCGATGACAACGCGGGGTTGAGTTACTTTTTAGGAGGAACACCGCGGGAGGTTCCCAACAACTACTTGGGAGCTTCTCCAACTGCGCACGTGTCACCCGGGGATCCACCGATGCAGTTGATTCACGGCGAAAAGGATTTGTTGGTGCCAATCGAGAACAGCGAAAAATTCGCTGCCGCGTTGATGGATGCTGGCGTCGCGGTTTCTTTGACGGTGGTCGAGAATCAAGGTCACATGATGACGTTGTTTCATCCGAAGACGAAGCAACAAATCAAAGACTTCTTTATCAAACAACTTCTGCAACAGTAGTTTGCCAATCGTCAGAGACGTCGTCTGTGAGTTGGTTGTGTTTAGCCTAAGACGGCCAGGGCAACCGCCAGTGTCAACAAAGCCGCGCCAGACAAACGCGTCAGCAGCAGTTTGCCGCTGAGGTTGGCTTCGTCACCGCCCCATATTTTCGCGGCCGCATAGGCGAGCAGCACACCCCATAGACCACGAAGCGAATAGACAACATTGAGTCTCGCCGCATCGCCGAACAGCGAGACCGCGATCGTGATGCAGAACGCTTGGCTGGCAAGCAAAATGACGGCCGGGACCATCAACTTCCAGTTGCCGTTGGAAACGACTGGTTTCCAACGCACCCATGGCAAAGCCAGCAACGACAAACCCGCGACGATCACAAACACCGCGGGCAAGAATCGTGTCGATCCCCAGTCGGGAGACCAACGTTGGACCAAGATGTCAAACGTCGCGTAGCAACACGCCGCTGAAAGAGCGAGCAGAATCGTCAGTCCAATTCGTCTCGGGTGATGCTGGCCGGTCCACTGGATCAGAGCGATGCCGGTCGCAGCCAGCAACGCCGCACCCCATATCGCATTGGGGACTCCGTTGGCGGATGACAACGCAAGCAGACAGGTGACGAAGACGACCTTCACACCGAACACCGGCGTTGCGATCGACACGTCCCCGACTTCCACAGCGGTGAACGTCAACAGCAAACCCATCATGAACAGCACTGCAACGATGGCGGGTTGCCACAGATTCAGCCAATAAGTCTCTGGGCCGTCAAACAACCACAGCAATGACATCAAACCGGCGCTGCCCATGTTCACGCAGAACAACAACGCGACTTGGCCCACGCCGTTGGGGCGGACGTCGGATCGACTGACTCGTTTGACAAAGATCAGGCCGCACACGAACAGGATGCTGGCCAACAAAGGAAGTAGGAGATGCATGCGGGAAACGATACCGCTCACCGTCCTGATGCGATAGTTGAAGCGCGGTGCTGCTCTCTTGGCTTGGTTGCCATGGATGCGGCAGATCACGGTATCGCTGACGTGTGGTTTTGTGAGCTTTTACGCAGGGTGAATTTTGCTCGCGATCTTGTGCTTTCAATCTTCCCAAAGAGAATTCAGGGGGGATGCCCGTCCGCTCATGCGATTTTTGGCGTGATAATCGCACGATGATGGATGGTTGCTGCGAAGCGGAATGAAGTTTCTCCCTCGCTCGATGCGACTTTTCTTGTTTTCAGTTCTGTTCAAACACTCGGCATGGAAAAGAAAACCGATCTGACTAGCGACGATCAACTCACACGCGATGATACCGGTGCGGATTCGGAAGCGACCGTTTCTGCTGGTGAGTCATCGTTTCTACTGAACGCGATTGACGCACCTCAAATTTGGTCCGCTCGTCAGATTCAGGGGCATGTTGGCGGCTACGAGTTGGTGAAAGAAATTGGTCGTGGCGGGTTTGGAATTGTCTACCTGGCACACGATCAAAAACTCAAACGAGATGTGGCGATCAAGATTGCTCGTCCCGAAGTCGTCAGTGACAAGGTCGCGGTTCGGCGATTTCAAGACGAAGCTCAATCCGCTGCCCGCTTGGATCATCCCGGTATCATTTCAATCTATGACTGTGGCGTGCAGGATGATTTGCACTACTACGTGATGCCTTATTTGACCGGGCAACATTTGGGCGATTGGTTGGCTGGGCTGTCCGCGCCGATGTCTGAATTGCAAGCAGCCGAATTGATGATTCAGATTGCCGGCGCGGTTCAGTATGGTCATGAGTCAGGGATCATTCACCGAGATCTGAAGCCGCAAAATATCCTGATGCAACAAACAACCAGCGGCGAGTTGCGAAAGCCGGTGGTGTTGGATTTTGGGTTGTGTGCGCACACGGATTCAACCGTTGCCACGACAACTCGAATCGCAGGAACGCCCCGATACATCGCACCTGAACAGGCCATGTTTGGCGATCGTCAGATCACGCCCAAGAGCGATATCTATTCGCTCGGCGTGATGCTGTACCAGATGTTGACGGGGACCACACCTTTGGCACCCGAAAATTTTGCCGAAGCCGTCCTGATGTTGCATCACGCATCGATCGATGGTCCGCAAAAACATCGACCCGAATTGTCCGATGCGATGCAGGCGATTTGCTTGAAGTGTTTAAGACGCGATCCGGATCTACGATACGAATCAGCTTCGGCCTTGGCAGCTGATTTGCAACGGTTGATTGAAGGTGAACCGATCGAGGCAAAGAGTCCCGGTCTGATGGAACGTTTCGGGTATGAGCTGTATCACGGATCCCTCGCGAAGGTTTTTGGATGGTCCGTCATCGGCATCAACTTCTTCATCTGGGCTTGGGCCGCGATTGGCGCGCTGTTGGTTTGGCAACGACATTTTGATGTTCCCGGTCTGGCAGAGTCTCTGCCTGAGTTCATCTTTTTTGTCTTGGTGGTGGTTATGCCTTTCCATTTACTCGGCTCGCATGCCGGGTACATGATGATTCGCAACACCAGAAATTATCGGTGGCTGGCGTTCATGAGCGCCGTCTCGTTGGTTTGGTCAGTGATTCAGGCGACCAATTTGTTCAGCAATGGGACCACGTTGAAACTCTACGAGGGGCGTGTGGTGGCAACGACCCTCGTGTTCCTGGTGATTGCGCCCGCGTTTCTGGCACAAAGCTGCATGCTGGCGGCGGGCGCATGGACCGCTTGGCGTCGAAGTCGAGCTAGCGTTTGATGTCAAACGCGATTTCGCTCTGGCCATACTTCTTGCCATGAACGTCTTCCATCGTCAAACGCAACCGATAGCTACCCGGTTCCAAAGACTCTGGCAAATACATTTGGTAGGCGATGAAGTAGTCACGCAGCTTGTTCTTAGAAACCTGTTTGTCGACGGGCAACGATTGGCTGGCGACTCGGCGTCCTGAATCGTCCAGTAGATCGTAGCTGCCCTGCAACATGGTTTCGAAACCTTCTTTGCCGGCATCGCTGATCCGCTTGGCCACAAAGTTCTCAATCTCGCAGTACAAGATGACTTGTTGGCCGGGATCAAATTGCCGTTTCGGAAACGGTTTGACTTGGCCGTACGCTTCGATTTCGGTGCAAAATTCCAGAGCGCGAACATCAAGTGAATCGGTGGCCGCCGCGAGGAACTCAGTCGCTTGACGAATTTGCGGAAGTGCCGTGCTAAATCGTCGGGAAGAAACAGGATGTCCATTTGGATCAATGATGGTCCAAAGGCCCAGCAGTTGATGTCGCAGGTACTCTTGTTCTTGCGTGGTCAAGCCTTCCAGTTTGTCGACCGCACGATCCGGGTCACCTGACAGAACCATCAAGTGTCGTTTGATGATTTGGCGACGTTGTTTTTGATCGTCTGATTCATTTGGTTCAGCTTGTCCCAATCGTTTGAGCAGAGCGTCGTACAGTTCCGTGTCGCTGAGCGATTCGATGTTCACCGCTGGAGCAACACCGGACGCTTTGGGCACCTCGGTTGCCGAGACTTGTTGGACATTGGTGGTGTCTTTGTCGTCGGTCGTTGTTGACGTGTGATCCGACAAGCTGTGTGTGGGTTCCGATGTGGAGGCGGTCTTGTCGGAGAAGTTCCACGATGCGGGTGCCTCGGACGGTGACGATGAGCTATCGGAATCGTTCATGTGGAACGACTCTTCGTCGAAAACGTCTTCGAGAACTTGGTCGGTGAAGTTGAACTCAGAAATTGGCTGAGCTGACTGGGCCACGTTGTTGGTCGCCGGTTCCAGCGGTGATGCGAGTGCATCGGATTCGGTTGCTGCAATTGCGTCGGATACCGCGTCGGTGGAAACCTTGGGATGGTACTCCGCCGCGATTCGCTGTGGTGTCAGACCACGGTCGACCACTTCGTCGGGAAGTGCTGGCAGCGTATCCAACGACGCTTTCAAAATGTCGTCAATGCTGGCAGGTTGGCTGGTCGGTTTTGCCTTCTTGTAAGACATCGCCATCAGTCGGCGGATCGCTTCTCGCTGCACTTCAGGAGGATGATTCTTCAGCGCGTCTTGGATCATGCTGACGTCGACGCCCGCATAAGTGTCCGGTGAGGTGCCTTCTTTCGGGCTTGGTTCGTTGTTCGGTTGGGAGACGCGGCCTGTGTTGGCCATCGCCGGTGAATCGCTGACGTAGCTGACCTGCCGAGTTGCGGCACCGAATTGACTCAATGACAAGTCATCCGATTCGGGGGCCGGGGCGGTCGTTTGCGAGGATTCAGGTTGTGCGGTGTTGGCGTTCGACGTGGATGTCGATCCCGAGTCTTTTCGCGAGATCGGAGTCTTCGCGGTTGCGAGTCGTTGCGGAACCTCCTCCAAAAGCGTCTCGGGTGTCGCGTCTTCGCCCGAGATGAAAATGTCCGTTGGTCCCTGATTGGCGTGTCTTTCGAGACTGGACCTGCCGTTGAGCGGTGAGAACAATCGCGAACGATGGCACCCCAGGCTGGTGAGTCCGGTGGCCAGCAAGGCGACAGCCAATCCCGAGCGTGTCAGCGACGATGGTCGCATGGACCATTCCGTGAACGAGTGCGGGAGGAGGAGACGTGGCGAGGACATGACGAACCTGGCAGCGGAGGCGGGGGACAATCGACCGGCCAGACGCTACGAAATGATCGCTGTCGGGAACAACGTCAATTTGAATTAGCAATTCTTCGGTGATTCCTTGAAAATCCAGCGATTCCCTGAAATCTCCCCCCAATCGAGCTTGTCCATTTGGGGCATGTCGGTAGGATTCAGCGAAGATCGTTGATCGATTGTGGACGCACCCGACCCTCGCGTTGTTGCTAGCAAATGGTCAACGTCGGAGCCTATGCCGACGGATGGGCATGATGGATGAGCATTTCACGTGAACATGTTTCCTTGCTGCTCCCCTCAGGAGGGGATCGAATGAACAGTCGAGTGTTGTTGGTAGCGTTTGTCTTTTTGGGTGCAGCGCTCGGTTCGTCTGCGAGAGCGGATTGGACCCAGACTGTATTTCCAGTGAAAACTCATGACTTTGGGACCGTCGCGGTAGCGTCGAAGACGGAATTTCGATTCCCAGTCGTCAACACGTTCACTTCGGACCTGCACATCCGGTCGGTTCGTGAAAGCTGTGGTTGCACCACGGCGATCATCGAAACCGCAACGATCGCTCCTGGGCAATCCGGTTCCATCCTGGCTCGGTTCAACACCCCAACGTTTCGCGGCAAAAAAGGCGCCACGTTGACGGTCGTGATCGACAAACCCTTCTACAGCGAAATCCAGTTGCGAGTGGATGGTTACATCCGCAGCGACATGGTTTTCCATCCCGGCGCAATCGAACTGGGAAACATCAACCAAGGCGAACCGAAATCCGGATCGACCAAGCTGTTTTACGCCGGTCGGAGCGATTGGCAGGTCGTTGACGTCCGATCGAATACACCATGGTTGGTTCCATCCTTCAAGCAAACCGAACGCGGTGCTGGCAAAGCCAACTACGAACTGTCCGTCCAGGTTCGCGAAGACGCTCCTGAAGGCTACTTCCAAGACGAATTGATCATCCAAACCAACGACCGCAGCATGCCCAACGTTCCATTGCGAGTGATCGGCACGGTTGAATCCGCCCTGTCGATCGCCCCGCAATCCATCGCCGTCGGAACAATCAAACAGGGAGACAGCGTCTCGCAACGTTTGGCCATCCGAGGTCGCAAGCCTTTCGCGATCGAGTCAATTGAATGCGAAGGTTGGAAAGTGGATTTCTCGGCCAGTGAAGACGAGCGAATGATCCACATGGTTGACCTGACGTTGACCGCTGACACCGCTCGAGGGAATCAACGCGTTCCCATGGTGATCCGCACTCGTGGCGAAAACGCCGTGACCGCAAAAGCAATCGTGACGGCGAACATCGCTGCAGAGCAAGTCGCCCAGGCTCAGTAAAAGTATGAGTCCGGTTGAGGCCTGAGTTCGGTCAAATTCGACCAGACCTGTTCCAATGCAAAACGAAAAAAGCCTGCGATCGAGAAGTCTCGATCGCAGGCTTTTTTGATGCATTTAGCGAACGACTCGTTTGGGTCTCCGTTGGAGATTTTTCGCTTTGCTGTTGTGAGCCGAGCGGGCCATCTGCACTCGGTAGCGTCCCGATTTGGGGACTTGGAATTGAAACGTGGCAGTTGTGTTCCGATCGTTCTCCAAGCGGTTGTCGTTTCGACGGGTTTGGAAACCCATCGTACGGCGAGCACGAGCACGAGCACGAGCACGAGCACGAGCACGAGCACGAGCTAGAAGCTAGAAGCTAGAAGCTAGAAGCTAGAAGCTAGAAGCTAGAAGCTAGAAGCTAGAAGCTAGAAGCTAGCGGCTAGCGGCTAGCGGCTAGACCTGCAGGTCGACTCCGGTTGCCGGCGTCATCCAGGAAGCAGGCGTTGCCGCTGAGATGGTTGGGCTGTCCGGTTTTGAATCGATTGGTTGCGAGCCGCTGGTGTTGCCGCGGTTACGATATCGTTCTTGGTCGGATCTTGTATCCCGGTCCGCGTGGTCACGATCGCCCAGTGAGTTTTGAGTTTGATCAAACTCCGAGGCACCGTTGGGATCCGTCGTGATTTCAATTGATTCCAACCGCATGCCTTGCGACTCCAGTTGCGAACGCAATTGAGGCAGATGTTCTCGCAGCAATTGGCTGGCCGCTTCTGACTCGGTCACCATTCGTCCACGAAGATTGTTCTCTTGGATGTGGACTTCCAATTGAACCGAACCCAGTTCGACGGGTGAGAGCCGCATGCGAATGTGTCCGCCATTAGGGCCGAGCGTTTGAAAGCCCCGGCTGACGCGTTGCACCAATTTGGCACGTGCGACGGCTGATGTTTGATCGACACCGGATGCTTGAAGACCGGCTTTGGCTTTGCTCTCGGCTTTTTCGGCCGAAGGCGTGGCGTTGTTGATCGGGTTTGTGGGATCGTTGTTGCTGGACGTCGTTGATGCCGCGGAGTTGGACGAACTGATCGCGCTCGTTCCACTTGCCGCAGAACGTGCCGCGGTTGCGACGGCCGCCGTCGTCGCGGTCACGGGGGCCACCGTCGAGGTCGGTGTCGACGTTTTTGCTGCGGCCTGTTCGGCCATTTGATTCAGTTGTGTTTCACTGACTTCGGAGTCTGCACCCGAAGCTGTCAGCGAAGGATCGATTTCAATACCGCCTTCGGCTGAGCCGGCGCTAGCCGAAGCAGTGGCCGCGTTCTGAGCGTTTCCACCGTCTTCACGAGAATAGCGACGACGTTCGGTTCGGCGTGAGTCTTGTGACGATTGACCGTTTGATTGTTCGTCGCTCAGCGAAGACTCGTTGGTCTCGCTGGTTCCGTGATCCTTGCCAGTTGTATCCTCGGATGCGTCAACCTGATCGGTCTTCAATGTTGCCTCTTCTGCAGAAGCGTCCGAGGTCTGATCGCTGGAACGTCGCTCTGGATCACTGTTGACCGAGACCGCCACTTCTTCGGAAAGGACGCCTTCGGTGGCGGATTCTTCCAAATCCTTTTCCGCGTTTGGATCGACCAGGGCTTCTGCCTCACCGGTTGCCTGTTCGGTGCCAATCGTCTCGCCTTCTTCGGATGAGTCCGTCTTTTGAGCCCAAGCAACATCTTCGGGGCGTTCCGACGACTCGTCTTCTTCGTTAGATGTTGCGACGGTCTTTTCAGCGGAATCCGTTTCCGATGTTTCTTCGACCAGGGGATTGGCCGTTGTCACCGCGGCGGCGGGCGTGCTGTCATCGCTCGCTTCGACGTCGTCATCGTTTGATTCGTCGCGATCATCGGTCTCGGTCGCGATTGATTCTTGCGGTGCCGGAGCTGGTTCCGATGGACTGACCGTTTCTGATGTTGCGATCCTCGCGAAGATTTCGGCGAACGGATCGCCCAATCCCGAGGTCGGTTCAATCAGACCTGCCGCACGAGCGGACGCGGAATTGCCCAACGCAGCAAACGCATTTTCGGCGCGTTTGTTGGTTGTAGACGTTGAGACCGTGGTCTCTGTCCTTGATTGGACTGGTTTTGTCGTTGTCATCGCGGTCCCCCCACCGTGATCATCGGGATCCTGGTGGGAATACCTTGACCTCAATCACCCACCGCGAGCTTCGTCGATGAGTCCGGTCGTCGGCATGCCCTCGCCAATACGGCGTAGGATCTCGTAGAGCTTGTCCATTTCTTCGGGCGTTGCAAACTCTGCCAAGATATCTTTTCGTTTATCGATGGGCATGGCTTGAATGATACTGACAACGTCATCGATTTCTTCGTCATCGTACATGCGCAAAAGCTGCTCTTTTGCCTGTTCTGCCTCAAGTGCCTGGAGTGTGCGCTGCACTTCTTGCAGTCCTTCGTCTTGAGCCCCTTTGCGAATTTCTTCCAAACTGCGGTCAAACGACGTCCGGCGTTCATCAAAACGTTCGCGTTGCAATTTTAGTTCAGCCATTTGAAGAGCGATGTCGTTCTTGGCTTCTTTGAGGCTTCGCATGCGAATGTCGCTGTCCAAACCGTCCCGCCGACGAGCGTCAAGGATTTCGTCGAAGTCCGGTTGTTCACGGTCTTCGCTTTCCTGCATGATTTGCCGCAGCTGATTGCCGGTGATATCGATCCCGTTGAAAAGCGCGATGACTTTGGTCAACGTGGCCATGTTGAGCGTTCCTCGCGAGGCGAAGTAACCCAGCAAAATGACAATGGTCAAACAGGTCGCGGTACTAATCATCGCGACGGATCGCATCAAGAATCTCATCGTCGAGTCTCCTTGGATTGGGCAGCCATGGCACGACGCCGCATCAGGACGCGAGCGGACGTCAGGTCATCGGCTTCGGCTTGTTCTTGTTTGGCTTCCAGTGAGCGATGTTCGGCCAATTGTGTTTCACGCAATCGCTCGAGGCGTTTCACTTCCGCCTCCGCGGTGACCAATTTCTCGCGTCGTCTTTCGAGTTCCTGGTTCAACTGTGCAAGCGTTTGCCGAAGCGAAATCTGGTCGGCGTGCAATTGAACGTCGTAACGCCCCTGGTGCAACATTTGGTCAACCGAAACGCTGGCTTGTTGCAATGTGTGGTTTTTGGCAGTGCGGATCATCTCTCTTTGGGAGTCGATCTCTTGGATCTGATCGTTGATGCGCTGAATTGCTTCGAGAGCCTTCCCGACTTCGGCGCCCGCCTCATCTCGCTCGCGGCCGCGTAAGTCCATCAGAGAATCGAATCGGAATCGGAAGGGAGGCATGGAGAGTTAGCGGGTGCAGAGATTGGAGTGCGAATTGGGCGTCACGCGGGCTTAGGGGCAGGTGCCTGCGGTTGATTTAGTTGCGCCAATGCGGCCGAGGCGGCTTGATGTAGCTTTTGGACGCGAGCCTGGGAATCCGCGATGGGCGTGATTTCGTTGGCATCTTGTCGCAGCAAGTCGTTGATTGGATCTCGCATCGCGATGGCGGTGTCGACACGTGGGTCGCTGCCGCTGCGATAGGCACCGATTGAGATCAGGTCCTCGCTGGTTTGGTACTGGACCATGTGTTCGCGAATTCCCAAGGTGGCCTGATAGGTCTCCGGCGTCACCAAATGGTTCGCAACCCGGCTGATGCTCTCGGGGATATCAATTGGTGGGTAGTGACCTCGGTGAGCGAGCTTTCGATTCAAGACGATGTGTCCGTCCAGAAGGCCACGGACGGTGTCCGAGATGGGTTCGTTGTTGTCGTCACCTTCCACCAGCACGGTGTAAAACGCGGTGATGGATCCCTTTGTGGTTCGGCCAGCACGTTCAACCAATTGCGGCAACATGTTGAAAACGCTGGGCGGATAGCCGCGTGTCGTTGGTGGTTCACCGGCGGCCAGCCCTAGTTCACGCTGGGCCATCGCGAAACGCGTGACGCTGTCGACGAGCAACAGAACTCGGTGTCCTTCGTCGCGAAATTTTTCGGCAATCGCGGTTGCGGTCCAA of the Rhodopirellula baltica SH 1 genome contains:
- the fliJ gene encoding flagellar export protein FliJ; the encoded protein is MPPFRFRFDSLMDLRGRERDEAGAEVGKALEAIQRINDQIQEIDSQREMIRTAKNHTLQQASVSVDQMLHQGRYDVQLHADQISLRQTLAQLNQELERRREKLVTAEAEVKRLERLRETQLAEHRSLEAKQEQAEADDLTSARVLMRRRAMAAQSKETRR
- a CDS encoding flagellar hook-length control protein FliK, which encodes MTTTKPVQSRTETTVSTSTTNKRAENAFAALGNSASARAAGLIEPTSGLGDPFAEIFARIATSETVSPSEPAPAPQESIATETDDRDESNDDDVEASDDSTPAAAVTTANPLVEETSETDSAEKTVATSNEEDESSERPEDVAWAQKTDSSEEGETIGTEQATGEAEALVDPNAEKDLEESATEGVLSEEVAVSVNSDPERRSSDQTSDASAEEATLKTDQVDASEDTTGKDHGTSETNESSLSDEQSNGQSSQDSRRTERRRYSREDGGNAQNAATASASAGSAEGGIEIDPSLTASGADSEVSETQLNQMAEQAAAKTSTPTSTVAPVTATTAAVATAARSAASGTSAISSSNSAASTTSSNNDPTNPINNATPSAEKAESKAKAGLQASGVDQTSAVARAKLVQRVSRGFQTLGPNGGHIRMRLSPVELGSVQLEVHIQENNLRGRMVTESEAASQLLREHLPQLRSQLESQGMRLESIEITTDPNGASEFDQTQNSLGDRDHADRDTRSDQERYRNRGNTSGSQPIDSKPDSPTISAATPASWMTPATGVDLQV